Proteins encoded by one window of Pecten maximus chromosome 15, xPecMax1.1, whole genome shotgun sequence:
- the LOC117343648 gene encoding uncharacterized protein LOC117343648, whose translation MYPSTSSIVVVLLIIVQVLITSAQLQTGNWAQPYYRGYDDDDDSTIANIGWCLISPGLAYKIGVIRGEKQNENDGAAAYSVRECALRADPCGGVANTDCVNCFLIENLASCTSINGCSAEVGFCAFSCP comes from the exons ATGTATCCGTCTACAAGCTCCATTGTTGTGGTCCTGTTGATTATAGTCCAGGTGTTGATCACTTCCGCCCAACTACAAACCGGTAACTGGGCCCAGCCTTATTACCGtggatatgatgatgatgacgactcAACTATCGCTAATATCGGCTGGTGCC TAATAAGTCCCGGCCTAGCATACAAGATTGGAGTGATTCGAGGCGAGAAACAGAACGAAAATGATGGAGCCGCCGCATACAGTGTACGGGAGTGTGCTCTAAGGGCAGATCCGTGTGGGGGTGTCGCCAACACGGACTGCGTTAACTGTTTTCTAATAGAAAACTTAGCCTCCTGTACCAGTATCAACGGCTGTTCTGCTGAAGTAGGCTTTTGTGCATTCTCGTGTCCATAA